In Rutidosis leptorrhynchoides isolate AG116_Rl617_1_P2 chromosome 6, CSIRO_AGI_Rlap_v1, whole genome shotgun sequence, the DNA window CCGGTCATTTTCGTTTGACTTTAAGAGAGTTTTTCGCATTTCGTTTACAGACCAGGGTTGGTGAAGTATCGTTACCGCTTATGTCACGTAAGTTGTTGCAACATTCATCGTTGATGCATATACTATGGTTGAAAATTCAAGGTTATCTTACATTCGTAATAACCAAAAGGCACTTCGAGTAACAGCTCTAACGAACATTGTAGATGCACAAGAGGCTGGTAACGATGAAATGTCAGATATGGGTAATCGTTACATACTACCATCCTTATTTACTGGTGGGGCACGTTATATGCAACAGAACTATCTGGACGCCATGGCAATTGTTAGAGCATACAGTTAACCcgatttatttattacttatacatgcaatcCTAAATGGCCGGAAATTCAGAGATTTCTTGATCTTGAGGGACTGAAGCCGGAGGACAGGCCAGATATAGAATGTCGTGTCTTTAAGATGAAACTGGACTCACTCATTAATCAATTTacaaagcaaagattttttggatCATGCCGTGCAGGTAAACGTTATGAGCTTATATATTGCCTTGTTTTATTCCAATATATGATTTTATATCCATAATAAAATGTAAATATGTCACATTAAAATATGCGACAATCTTGCAGTCATATACACAATTGAGCTTCAGAAGAGAGGACTACCGCACAGCCACATATGTCAATTTCTGGATACGAAAGATAAGCTATCAGATCCTTGCGACATAGACCGAGTTATCACAGCTGAAATCCCGAACAAGGAATCAGAACCGGAATTATATCAGATTGTTTCAGATTTCATGATTCACGGACCTTGCGGAGATGATAATCCACATTGTTCTTGTATGAAAAAAGAGAAATGTTACAAGCATTATCCTAAGGAGTGTCAATGTAAGAGAAAAGCGAAATTTTCAAAACATTATCCCAAAGATTTCTCGACTGAAACTCGCTTTAACGGTGATGGATACCCTATATATAGGAGACGTGATGATGGTAATTTTATTATGAAAGGCACAACCAAGATGGACAACAGGTTAGTACaacataaaaacttaatttttatttTGAAGTTTATATTAAATGTTGTAATTTTTTTACAATGCaacatatatttttaaattttttttcttacGTTTAACATGTTTTTTCATACATCTTAAATGAACTGGTGTGTCGTTCCATACAATAAGCAACTTTCAAAGCAATATCAGGCACACATCAACGTTGAATCGTGCAACCAAATCGGATCTATTAAATATCTTTTCAAGTATATTAATAAAGGTCCAGATCGAATCAGAATTGCTATTGAATCTTCAAATTGTGGAACTTCCCAAACTCCAAGGACAAAAGGTAAAGACGAAATAGCTGAGTATTTTAGCTGCCGTTATATTTCAGCATGCGAGGCCTCTTGGAGGTTATTCAATTATGAAATTGTTTACAGAACTCCTGCTGTCTACAGACTCCAATTTCATTTACCTAATCATCAGCCTATAGTatttgacgatgatgatgatgtagatTCGGTCCTTGCAAAACCATCACTTGGGGCGTCTATGTTTTTAGGGTGGATGGAGTTTAATAAACATGATGAGAATGCGCGGCAGTTCACTTATGTTTTTAGGGTGGAATAAGAATAGCAGAAAGTGGACTAAACTAGTTGGTCAAAGAACTGTTGGGCGAATTAATTTTGTACCACCAAAGTCCGGTGAGTGTTACTACCTCAGAATACTGCTAAACAAGGTCAAAGGGCCAACATCGTTTGAAGATATAAGGACAGTTAATGGAATAGTTTATGATACCTTCAAAGAGGCATGTTATGCCTTGGGTCTACTCTCCGATGATCGTGAATATATTGCTTCCATAAAAGAGACACATGAATGGGCTTCTGGTGATCATTGTAGATCCTTATTTGTGTCGTTGATTACAACAGATAGTCTGTCATTTCCAGATCGTGTGTGGCAAGAAATGCACGATCTTCTTTTCGATGACTTGAAACGTGATTGTCCTGCGCACCTTATATCCAGTGGTATGTACTTAAATTGTTAACGTCTAACATTAGTActtgtacttattatatatatatatatatatatatatatatatatacacatatatacatgtatatatatacatatatacatgtatatatacactaATGCATGTTGTAACCGTCTTGCCATGCTAGATGAAACTGAATTGAAGAAGGTTCTATACAACTTAGCGTTGGCAAAGATAGAGAAGTTGTTGAACAGTTCTGGTACAACTCTTAAAAAAATTCCAAATATGCCATTTCCAGACTTTGAGTTCATTAATGAATCATGCAACATGTTGATTCATGATGAGTTAGATTATGATGCAAGTAACCTGGAAATAGAACGTTCAACATTTCACTCAACAATGACTGACGAGCAGAAGTCCGTGTACGACACCATACTTGATTCTGTTGATAAGGAACAAGGTGGTCTTTATTTCCTTTATGGTTATGAAGGAACTGGTAAGACTTTATTGTGGAAAACACTTGCTGCAGCTGTCCGTGCTCGTGGAGACATAGTAATTAATGTGGCGTCAAGCGGGATTGCAGCTTTGCTACTTACCAGTGGCCGAACAGCTCACTCGCGATTTTCAATTCCTATCAATGTTCTAGAAGATTCAGTTTGTTCTATTCAGCCAGATAGTGACTTAGCTGCACTTCTGAACAAGGCAAAGTTGATTATTTGGGATGAAGCACCGATGATGCACAGGCACTGCTTTGAGGCCTTTGACCGAATTATGAGAGATATTATACGATCACCTAACCGTCATAAACCATTTGGGGGTAAGGTTGTTGTATTTGGAGGTGATTTTCGTCAGATACTTCCAGTTATACAGAGAGGTCAAAGACCAGAAACTGTTGATGCCTCACTTCATTCTTCAAGATTATGGCATCACTGTAAAGTACTAAGACTTACAAAGAATATGCGTTTGATAGGGGTGATGATGATTCTGAACGGAAAGAGTTAAGAGACTTTGCTGAGTGGATATTAAAGATTGGAGAGGGTAAAATCAATGAGCCGAATGATGGTGAGGCTGCCGTCACTTTTCCTAAAGATGTTTTACTTGAGAGTGACTCTAATCATGTACAAACTATCGTTCATTCCATATATCCTTCACTTCACGAGGACCTTGGGGATCCAAGTTACTTTTAAGATAAGGCTATACTTGCACCAACAAATGAGGAGGTCGCAATAATTAATGAACATGTTTTATCGACGATTGATTGTGAAGAAAGAGTTTACTACAGCTCGGATAGTCTCTGCCCAGATGAAAATAACGATTTATTTGCGAAACAAGTATACTCCCCTCAGATTTTGAACGGTTTAAAGGTTCCGGGTGTTCCCAATCACCGGCTAGCTTTGAAAAGAGGAGTGCCTATAGTGTTACTATGTAACATGATCAGTCTAAAGGTTGTGTAATGGTACAAGGTTAAtagttgatgtagtgacccgaacttatccatgtttatatatattaaatgaaattgatatttacatgattaagtgtttccaacatgttaagcaattaaacttattaagacttgattaattggaataggtttcatatagacaaatgaccacccaagttgaccggtgattcacgaacgttaaaacttgtaaaaactatacgatgacatatatatggttatatatatagttaacatgattttattataagtatgtatctcattaggtattttaacaatgagttatatacataaaaatgagactattaaattaagaaactcgaaaacgatatatataacgattatcgttataacgtcttactaggtacatatgaatcatattaagatattgatacacttggttaattatgttaaatgataagtaaatatatcattaagtgtattaacaatgaactacatatgtaaaaataagactactaacttaatgattttgaaacgagacatatatgtaacgattatcgttgtaacgacatttaatgtatatagatcatattaagagatattagtacatcataatatcatgataatgtaacaatttaacatcttatttgatataataaacaatgagttaacaacatttaacaagatcgttaacctaaaggtttcaaaacaacatttacatgtaacgactaacgatgacttaacgactcagttaaaatgtatatacatgtaatgttttaatatgtattcatacacttttgaaagatttcaagacacttatcaaaatacttctacttaacaaaaattcttacaattacatcctcattcagttttatcaacaaatctactcgtatgcacccgtattcgtactcgtacaatacacagcttttagatgtatgtactattggtatatacactctaatgataagctcttagcagcccatgtgagtcatctaacacatgtgtgaaccatcatgtggcaactagcatgaaatatctcataaaattataaaaatatgagtaatcattcatgacttatttacatgaaaacaaaattacatatcctttatatctaatccatacaccaacgaccaaaaacacctacaaacactttcattcttcaattttcttcatctaattgatctctctcaagttctatcttcaagttctaagtgttcttcataaattccaaaagttctagtttcataaaatcaagaatactttcaagattgcaagtttacttccaagttttctaaatccattccaaataatcatccaagaccaagaaacctttgttacttacagtaggttatctttctaatacaaggtaataatcatattcaaactttaattcaatttctataactataacaatcttatttcgagtggaaatcttacttgaaattgttttcgtgtcatgattctgcttcaagaactttcaagccatccaaggatcctttgaagctagatccatttttctcatttccagtaggtttatccaaggaacttgaggtagtaatgctgttcataacatcattcgattcatacataaaaagctgtcgtattcaacgttataaacttgtaatcattagaacatagtttagttaattctaaacttgttcgcaaataaagttaatccttctaactagacttttaaaatcaactaaacacatgttctatatctatatgatatgctaacttaatgattcaaaacccggaaacacgataaacaccataaaactggatatacgccgtcgtagtaaaaccgggggctgttttggttgggataattaaaagctaagaagaactttgatttaaaagctatacttatggaaaaatgatttttcttatgaacatgaaactatatccaaaaatcatggttaaactcaaagtgaaagtatgtttttcaaaatggtcatcaagatgtcgttcttttgacggaaatgactacctctttcaaaaatgacttgtaacttgtatttctgactataaacttatactttttctatttagattcataaagttaagttcaatacgaaactgtggccactAGAATCAttcaaaacagattagaaacgaagaaatggcgagtaaaacaagattgataaaaattaCTCAtcttacctacgtgaaagttagtaataaatctattccaaccataacctaatcaacttatattgtatattatgtaatcttgagataccatagacacgtatacaatgtttcgacctatcatgtcaacccatatatatatatatatatatatatatatatatatatatatatatatatatatatatatatatatatatatatatatatatatatatatatatatatatatattgcggaacaaccatagacaccctatatgtgaatgttggagttagctagacagggttgaggttgattccaaaatatatatatagtttgagttgtgatcaatactgagatacgtatacactgggtcgtggattgattcaagataatatttatcaatttatttctgtacatctaactgtggacaactagttataggttactaacgaggacagctgacttaataaacttaaaacatcaaaatgtattaaaagtattgtaaatatattttgaacatactttgatatatatgtatatattgttataggtttgtgaatcaaccagtggctaagtcttacttcccgacgaagtaaaaatctgtgaaagtgagttatagtcccacttttaaaatctaatatttttaggatgagaatacatgcaggttttataaatgatttacaaaatagacacaagtacgtgaaactacattctatggttgaattatcgaaatcgaatatgcccctttttattaagtctggtaatctaagaattagggaacagacaccctaattgacgcgaatcctaaagatagatctattgggcataacaaaccccatccaaagtaccggatgctttagtacttcgaaatttatatcatatccgaagggtgtcctggaatgatggggatattcttatatatgcatcttgttaatgtcggttaccaggtgttcaccatatgaatgatttttatctctatgtatgggatgtatattgaaatatgaaatcttgtggtctattgttacgatttgacatatataggttaaacctataactcaccaacatttttgtcgacgtttaaagcatgtttattctcaggtgaatattaagagcttccgctgttgcatactaaaataaggacaagatttggagtccatgtttgtatgatattatgtaaaaactgcattcaagaaacgtatgtctatgtaatatatttatattgtaaaccattatgtaatggtcgtgtgtaaacagtatattttagattatcattatttgataatctacgtaatgcttttgaaacctttattgataaaataaaggttatggttgttttaaaaatgaatgtagtctttgaaaaatgtctcatatagaggtcaaaacctcgcaacgaaatcaattaatatggaacgtttataatcaatatgaacgggacatttcagttgaaagGTTAGGTGAACATACTATTGAAGCTAGAATTATAACTGGCCAATCTTTTGGTAACATTACTTACATACCTAGAATGATTGTGGCACCTACCGACAAGAAGATTGTTATCAAGTTTCAGATAAGACAGTTTCCTATTACCGTATGCTTTGAAATTAGGGATggcattgtgacaacccggaaatttctgaccaaatttaaactttaatctttatatattcccgacacgataaataaagtttgtaagttgaatctcaagaattttaaactgtgttcatacactcatttaacctcgaccaaattccaatgattcacgaaccattatattgaaatgtcccgttcatattgattataaacgttccatattaattgatttcattgcgaggttttgacctctatatgagacatttttcaaagactgcattcatttttaaaacaaccataacctttattttatcaataaaggtttcaaaagcattacgtagattatcaaataatgataatctaaaatatactatttacacacgaccattacataatggtttataatagaaatatattacatcgacatatgtttcttgaatgcagtttttacataatatcatacaaacatggactccaaatcttgtccttattttagtatgcaacagcggaagctcttaatattcacctgagaataaacatgctttaaacgtcaacaaaaatgttggtaagttatagtttaacctatatatttcaaatcgtaacaatagaccacaagatttcatatttcaatatacatcccatacatagagataaaaatcattcatatggtgaacacttggtaaccgacattaacaagatgcatatataagaatatccccatcattccgggacacccttcggatatgatataaatttcgaagtactaaagcatccggtactttggatggggtttgttagtcccaatagatctatctttaggattcgcgtcaattagggtgtctgttccctaattcttagattaccagacttaataaaaaggggcatattcgatttcgataattcaaccatagaatgtagtttcacgtacttgtgtctattttgtaaatcatttataaaacctgcatgtattctcatcccaaaaatattatttttttaaaagtgggactataactcactttcacagatttttacttcgtagggaagtaagacttggccactggtcgattcacgaacctattacaaatatgtacatatatatcaaagtatattcaaaatatatttacaacacttttaatacattttgatgttttaagtttattaagtcaactgtccacgttagtaacctacaactagttgtccaacgttagatgtacagaaaaaaattgatatatattat includes these proteins:
- the LOC139852972 gene encoding uncharacterized protein isoform X1, with translation MMRMRGSSLMFLGWNKNSRKWTKLVGQRTVGRINFVPPKSGECYYLRILLNKVKGPTSFEDIRTVNGIVYDTFKEACYALGLLSDDREYIASIKETHEWASGDHCRSLFVSLITTDSLSFPDRVWQEMHDLLFDDLKRDCPAHLISSDETELKKVLYNLALAKIEKLLNSSGTTLKKIPNMPFPDFEFINESCNMLIHDELDYDASNLEIERSTFHSTMTDEQKSVYDTILDSVDKEQGGLYFLYGYEGTGKTLLWKTLAAAVRARGDIVINVASSGIAALLLTSGRTAHSRFSIPINVLEDSVCSIQPDSDLAALLNKAKLIIWDEAPMMHRHCFEAFDRIMRDIIRSPNRHKPFGGKVVVFGGDFRQILPVIQRGQRPETVDASLHSSRLWHHCKVLRLTKNMRLIGVMMILNGKS
- the LOC139852972 gene encoding ATP-dependent DNA helicase RRM3-like isoform X2, producing the protein MMRMRGSSLMFLGWNKNSRKWTKLVGQRTVGRINFVPPKSGECYYLRILLNKVKGPTSFEDIRTVNGIVYDTFKEACYALGLLSDDREYIASIKETHEWASGDHCRSLFVSLITTDSLSFPDRVWQEMHDLLFDDLKRDCPAHLISSDETELKKVLYNLALAKIEKLLNSSDYDASNLEIERSTFHSTMTDEQKSVYDTILDSVDKEQGGLYFLYGYEGTGKTLLWKTLAAAVRARGDIVINVASSGIAALLLTSGRTAHSRFSIPINVLEDSVCSIQPDSDLAALLNKAKLIIWDEAPMMHRHCFEAFDRIMRDIIRSPNRHKPFGGKVVVFGGDFRQILPVIQRGQRPETVDASLHSSRLWHHCKVLRLTKNMRLIGVMMILNGKS